In Electrophorus electricus isolate fEleEle1 chromosome 1, fEleEle1.pri, whole genome shotgun sequence, a single window of DNA contains:
- the nupr1b gene encoding nuclear protein 1b produces MSHVDVKNLKPTTFEDCYYDQYEYYNLTDRYAECASRKGRTKKEARCNTNKHNPAGHERKIVEKLQNSEKKNKE; encoded by the exons atgaGTCACGTCGATGTGAAAAACCTTAAACCTACTACATTTGAGGATTGCTACTATGACCAATATGAATATTACAACCTGACAGACCGTTATGCTG AGTGCGCTAGCCGCAAGGGCAGGACAAAGAAGGAGGCTCGCTgcaacaccaacaaacacaaccCTGCAGGGCATGAGCGCAAAATCGTCGAGAAACTTCAGAATTCTGAAAAGAAGAACAAAGAGTAA
- the doc2a gene encoding double C2-like domain-containing protein alpha gives MTVRKGKKLTISIQEHMAIDVCPGPIRPIRQISAYFPRLSPTGEPISPNPAASLSAHSPGGGASGVGSSGLLSPLQSGARGGGGTLSLSSSVDTSVDIQSSDSDDCTALGTLEFELHYERATSSLHCTILRAKGLKPMDFNGLADPYVKLHLLPGACKANKLKTKTVRNSLNPVWNETLTYIGITEEDMHRKTLRLSVCDEDKLTHNEFIGESRVALKRVKPDQTKRFYTCLEHPPPLPSPTAMGAALRGISCYLREWENEQLQCLEERGRLLLSLLFLPPPTEGDKEGRHGGLYVGVQRCAHLAAMDVNGFSDPYVKTYLKPDVQKKSKHKTAVIKKTLNPEFNEEFFYEISLSELVRKTLEVTVWDYDLGRSNDFIGGVCLSCQSQGDALRHWMDCLRNKGQKVERWHVLTNELPQSTGQE, from the exons ATGACGGTGCGTAAAGGAAAGAAGCTCACCATTTCCATTCAGGAACACATGGCCATAGACGTCTGCCCAGGCCCTATTCGACCAATCAGACAGATCTCTGCCTATTTTCCCCGCCTCTCCCCAACTGGTGAACCCATCTCGCCAAACCCTGCTGCCTCTCTATCAGCCCACAGccctgggggtggggcttctGGAGTGGGGAGTAGTGGACTACTCTCCCCGCTGCAGTCAGGGGcaaggggagggggtgggactTTGTCATTATCAAGTAGTGTGGATACGTCAGTGGACATCCAGAGTTCGGACAGTGACGACTGTA CGGCTCTGGGGACGTTGGAGTTTGAGCTGCATTATGAAAGAGCCACTAGCTCACTTCACTGCACCATCCTCAGAGCTAAG GGTCTGAAGCCAATGGATTTCAATGGCTTGGCAGATCCATATGTCAAGCTTCATCTTCTCCCTGGTGCATGTAAG GCTAATAAGTTAAAAACCAAAACTGTGCGGAATTCTCTAAATCCAGTTTGGAATGAAACACTAACATACATCGGAATCACAGAAGAAGACATGCACAGAAAGACTCtgag gttaTCAGTGTGTGATGAGGACAAGCTGACTCATAATGAGTTTATTGGCGAGTCTCGGGTAGCTCTGAAGCGTGTAAAACCAGACCAGACAAAACGTTTCTACACCTGCTTGGAGCATCCACCCCCA TTGCCTTCTCCAACAGCCATGGGAGCAGCATTGCGAGGGATCTCATGTTACCTTAGAGAG TGGGAGAACGAGCAGCTGCAATGTCTGGAGGAGCGCGGCCGTCTTCTGCTCTCGCTCCTGTTCCTGCCTCCGCccacagagggagacaaagagggCCGGCACGGGGGTCTGTACGTTGGGGTGCAGCGCTGTGCACACCTGGCTGCGATGGACGTCAATGGCTTCTCCGACCCCTACGTCAAAAC ATATCTGAAGCCAGATGTTCAGAAGaaatcaaaacataaaacagctgtgattaaaaagACCCTCAACCCAGAATTCAACGAG GAGTTCTTTTATgagatctctctctcagaactgGTCAGGAAGACGCTGGAGGTCACAGTATGGGACTATGACCTGGGCCGGTCCAATGATTTTATAG gaggtgtgtgcctgagctgtcAGTCACAAGGAGATGCTCTACGCCATTGGATGGACTGCCTGAGAAACAAGGGGCAGAAGGTGGAGCGTTGGCATGTTCTGACCAATGAACTCCCTCAGAGCACTGGCCAGGAATGA
- the LOC118241698 gene encoding zinc finger protein 236, with product MTRLQTLNLFLTERFMAALNEIMEKVGVTFLEYEEEMERTQRENEFLKGRLQELEMVLASAGSGVLFSPNFPEPGSPPAQQERRSLQEQPESRELELNQNQLLRGQHVSIKTEASSHPSHVQSFLESAPEPLDTSQCLAQTDHDDELDLAIVDETSNMKREPTESTVPQISSDGTVHSPVLQIVDLESVSTAACSISNPPMLNDEIVYSIPHEESDLELSNSPKGDSSTLQESVKTTTTSCNVFPTADHKMIRANTSCNMSALHTGPQSMKTMSHAATGARDPPSASGKASISVLHSQALNQGAGVGVGALQGRATLTCPECGRPFLHRSQLKVHMYIHTGEKPYVCKQCGKRFNNGGTLSNHSSVHRQVRMYSCPVCHRRFKDTYTCRKHMRVHAKVAHAAVQQDLNSGGSRETLAKHY from the exons ATGACAAGGCTACAAACTTTAAACCTTTTCTTGACCGAGCGTTTCATGGCGGCGCTGAATGAAATCATGGAGAAGGTTGGAGTAACTTTTCTGGAATACGAAGAAGAGATGGAGCGGACACAAAGAGAGAACGAATTTCTAAAAGGGCGCTTACAGGAGCTTGAGATGGTCCTTGCTTCAGCGG GTTCGggagttttgttttctccaaatTTTCCGGAACCAGGTTCACCTCCAGCACAGCAGGAAAGGAGATCCCTCCAGGAGCAACCCGAGTCCAGAGAGCTCGAATTGAACCAGAACCAGTTACTTAGAGGGCAGCATGTTAGCATAAAGACAGAAGCATCTTCACACCCTTCTCATGTACAGTCTTTCTTGGAAAGCGCACCTGAGCCTTTGGATACCAGTCAGTGCCTCGCCCAAACAGACCACGATGATGAACTTGATTTAGCCATTGTGGACGAAACGAGTAATATGAAAAGGGAGCCCACCGAAAGTACTGTACCGCAGATCTCCTCCGATGGAACGGTCCACAGCCCAGTGCTTCAGATCGTAGATTTGGAGTCGGTCAGCACTGCTGCCTGTAGCATATCTAACCCACCTATGCTAAATGATGAAATTGTGTACAGTATACCACATGAAGAAAGTGATCTGGAATTAAGTAACTCTCCAAAGGGCGATTCTAGCACATTGCAAGAATCTGTGAAGACGACAACCACCAGCTGTAATGTATTTCCAACTGCAGATCACAAAATGATCAGAGCTAATACTAGCTGCAATATGTCGGCTCTGCACACTGGGCCACAGTCAATGAAGACCATGAGCCACGCTGCCACAGGTGCCAGGGACCCGCCAAGTGCCTCGGGTAAAGCTTCAATCTCTGTTCTACATAGCCAAGCCCTTAACCAGGGGGCAGGAGTCGGAGTCGGAGCCTTGCAAGGCCGTGCCACCCTTACGTGCCCAGAGTGCGGCCGGCCGTTCCTGCACCGCTCGCAGCTAAAGGTGCACATGTACATCCACACGGGCGAGAAGCCGTACGTGTGCAAGCAGTGCGGCAAGCGCTTTAACAACGGCGGCACGCTCAGCAATCACAGCAGCGTGCACCGGCAGGTGCGCATGTATAGCTGCCCTGTGTGTCACCGCCGCTTCAAGGACACGTACACCTGCCGCAagcacatgcgtgtgcacgccAAAGTAGCGCACGCTGCCGTCCAGCAGGATCTTAACAGTGGAGGTTCAAGAGAAACTCTGGCAAAGCATTATTAA
- the LOC113569834 gene encoding zinc finger protein 705A-like gives MNKIDRFSSLLSERLSVVVREIIGMVEDIVSEYREETTRTKKENEILKRQLRDFFLIDDDTDAFEEGTTTQQKEGSLGQQEPLINITLQNLCQKLPESRVPASDHRAKPSREPDDPLSHSSTQPGKELGKRRRSVIWRPAQSNSSGSSHSGAASDLSEQEDSAESGDTCTPTDTGAGGKGQKRKPAEKASTCAGGPLKASTRAGGPHKCSKCDKSFTELKYLKSHHRLAHSKVMGCNICGKAFAQTVDLQRHLLTHSGERPHQCDRCPRSFAQLGNLRKHQQTHESKQQHKCPHCNMGFNDPDALGQHDCGRDKPFCCNICRQCFSSAKSLQAHLRKTHPKAQTLGSKGKR, from the exons atgaataaaatcgATCGATTTAGCTCACTATTGTCAGAGCGTCTGTCGGTCGTCGTGAGAGAGATTATTGGAATGGTCGAAGATATTGTGTCTGAGTACCGAGAGGAAACTACGCGCACGAAGAAAGAGAACGAAATCCTAAAACGTCAGCTGCGGGACTTCTTTCTAATAGATGACGATACAGACGCCTTCG AGGAGGGTACTACAACTCAGCAGAAGGAGGGCAGTTTGGGACAGCAGGAGCCTCTGATCAATATTACCCTGCAGAACCTGTGTCAAAAGCTGCCCGAGAGCAGAGTGCCTGCCTCGGACCATAGAGCCAAGCCCAGCAGAGAGCCTGATGATCCCTTGAgccacagctcaacacagcccGGGAAGGAGTTGGGAAAGAGAAGACGGTCTGTGATTTGGAGGCCAGCACAGAGCAATTCTTCAGGCTCTTCTCACAGCGGTGCTGCCAGCGACCTCTCTGAGCAGGAGGACTCAGCTGAGAGTggtgacacatgcacacccacagacacgGGAGCAGGAGGAAAAGGACAAAAGAGGAAGCCAGCAGAGAAGGCCAGTACGTGTGCTGGGGGTCCCCTAAAGGCCAGCACTCGTGCTGGGGGTCCCCATAAGTGCTCCAAATGTGACAAGTCCTTTACCGAACTGAAGTACCTCAAGTCCCATCATCGACTGGCCCACAGCAAGGTAATGGGCTGCAATATCTGTGGCAAGGCCTTTGCCCAGACTGTGGATCTGCAGCGGCACCTTCTCACGCACTCGGGCGAGAGGCCGCACCAGTGCGACCGCTGCCCCCGCAGCTTCGCCCAGCTGGGCAACCTCAGGAAGCATCAGCAGACCCATGagagcaaacagcagcacaaatgcCCCCACTGCAACATGGGCTTCAATGACCCGGATGCCCTGGGCCAGCATGACTGTGGCAGGGACAAGCCATTTTGCTGCAACATCTGTCGGCAGTGCTTCTCTTCTGCCAAGAGCCTGCAGGCCCACCTGCGCAAAACCCACCCCAAAGCACAAACACTAGGCAGCAAAGGCAAGAGATGA